A genomic window from Terriglobales bacterium includes:
- a CDS encoding tetratricopeptide repeat protein — protein sequence MKLPAPVRLLLRFGAYELDPQAGELYKHGTRMRLQDQPLKVLLLLVERRGLLVPREDFHELLWPEATAGDFDHGLNNAVNRLREVLCDSAEAPRFIETVPKRGYRFIAAVEIPTPEPLPMAAAPVVVARQVLAGGPPEASEPRPWPASATLLMVLALSIGTGVLAFRGWRGSPSASPAPVRAIAILPFENLTGDATQEYLADGMTDELTTELARIRSLRVISRTSAMQYKKQRKPLPEIARELKVDAVVEGSLMRSGSRIRVTTQLIDATTDQHLWAQSYERNLDEIVPLEAEIARSIAGEIRAKVTPEERTRLAEIRPVDPAAYQLYLQGRFFLAQRTEQSVNKAVSYFQQAIRKDPGYGPAHAHLAEAYALYDSGTFRARRPREVLALARASALKALELDPNLPEAYTVLAATSAEYAWDLTTAERYFRQAIAVGPGNATAHYWYARFLSGRGRQAEAFVEIERARSLDPLSLTINNDLVGIYFSLGRADQAWAQLNKTLEMDPNYPRTHISLGMAYEAQGHNDAAVLEYQKARALGGENWPELREPLQRAYEAGGVDGYYRTQYRLLREMSRTRYVSPVYLGLLADRFGDKEQALAWWEKAFQEREPGLIALKDGGGCPGTLQADARCQDLVGRIRVAVK from the coding sequence TTGAAGCTGCCGGCACCAGTCCGTCTACTGCTACGCTTCGGAGCGTATGAGCTCGACCCACAGGCCGGCGAACTCTACAAGCACGGCACCCGGATGCGCCTGCAAGATCAGCCACTGAAGGTCCTCCTTTTGCTCGTGGAGCGGCGCGGTCTACTGGTTCCGCGGGAGGACTTCCATGAGCTGCTCTGGCCAGAGGCGACCGCCGGCGACTTCGATCATGGCCTGAACAATGCCGTGAACCGGTTGCGCGAGGTCTTGTGCGACTCCGCCGAGGCGCCGCGTTTCATTGAGACCGTCCCCAAGCGCGGGTACCGCTTCATCGCTGCGGTCGAGATACCGACACCGGAGCCGCTGCCCATGGCTGCGGCTCCGGTCGTTGTCGCACGTCAGGTGCTCGCAGGCGGCCCACCGGAAGCATCGGAGCCGCGGCCGTGGCCGGCGAGCGCGACGCTGCTGATGGTGCTGGCGCTCTCGATCGGTACCGGCGTATTGGCTTTCCGGGGCTGGCGGGGCTCGCCTTCGGCAAGCCCGGCGCCGGTTCGGGCCATTGCCATCCTGCCGTTCGAGAACCTCACCGGCGACGCGACGCAGGAATACCTCGCCGATGGAATGACGGACGAGCTCACGACGGAACTGGCGCGGATCAGGTCCCTGCGCGTGATCTCGCGCACTTCCGCCATGCAGTACAAGAAACAACGAAAGCCACTCCCGGAGATCGCTCGCGAGTTGAAGGTGGATGCGGTGGTCGAAGGCTCCCTGATGCGGTCCGGCAGCCGCATCCGTGTCACTACGCAGTTGATCGACGCCACAACCGACCAGCATCTCTGGGCACAGAGTTACGAGCGCAACCTGGACGAGATCGTGCCGCTGGAAGCTGAGATCGCGCGCTCCATCGCCGGCGAGATCCGGGCCAAAGTGACGCCGGAGGAGCGCACCCGCCTGGCCGAGATCCGTCCTGTGGATCCGGCGGCGTATCAGCTTTACCTCCAGGGGCGTTTCTTCCTGGCGCAACGCACCGAGCAGAGCGTGAACAAAGCGGTGAGCTACTTCCAGCAGGCGATCCGCAAGGACCCCGGGTACGGCCCCGCTCACGCGCACTTGGCCGAAGCCTATGCCTTGTACGACTCGGGTACATTCCGGGCTCGACGTCCGCGCGAAGTCCTGGCCTTAGCGCGCGCCTCCGCCCTGAAGGCCCTCGAACTGGATCCCAATCTGCCGGAAGCCTATACGGTGCTGGCGGCGACCTCGGCGGAGTATGCCTGGGACCTGACCACTGCCGAGCGCTATTTCCGCCAGGCGATCGCTGTCGGACCAGGAAATGCCACCGCGCACTACTGGTACGCTCGATTCCTCTCAGGTCGGGGACGGCAGGCCGAGGCATTCGTGGAGATCGAGCGCGCGCGCTCGCTCGATCCGCTGTCGCTGACCATCAACAATGACCTGGTTGGGATCTATTTCAGCCTGGGCCGTGCCGACCAAGCCTGGGCACAACTGAACAAGACCTTGGAGATGGATCCGAATTACCCGCGGACGCATATCAGCCTCGGGATGGCCTACGAGGCCCAGGGTCACAATGACGCCGCCGTCCTCGAGTACCAGAAAGCGCGGGCCTTGGGCGGCGAGAACTGGCCTGAGCTGCGGGAACCGCTGCAGCGCGCATACGAGGCAGGCGGCGTCGACGGGTACTACCGTACACAGTACCGGCTCTTGAGGGAGATGTCCCGCACGCGCTACGTCTCTCCTGTCTACCTGGGATTGCTCGCCGACAGGTTCGGCGACAAGGAACAGGCCCTCGCTTGGTGGGAGAAAGCCTTCCAAGAACGCGAACCTGGCTTGATCGCGCTCAAGGACGGCGGCGGATGTCCCGGTACCCTGCAGGCGGACGCGCGCTGCCAGGATTTAGTAGGCAGGATACGCGTAGCAGTGAAATAG
- a CDS encoding sigma-70 family RNA polymerase sigma factor: MASSSKVLYLPGVAAIASADRERIYEANRHRVYSLAFWMTNNELAAETVAQNTFVRAFAAASEPTAEMIDRALLAEVRELMPVGELTLACAPATAVVNVRRNVKRVHLECAVVELPATERLLFLLHDVEGYDQTKISRLLGVSADEVLQGLHQARLRMRELIAEQN; this comes from the coding sequence ATGGCGAGCAGCTCCAAAGTCCTGTACCTCCCCGGCGTCGCGGCGATCGCGAGCGCTGACCGGGAGCGGATCTACGAAGCCAACCGGCATCGCGTGTACTCGCTGGCCTTCTGGATGACGAACAACGAACTCGCCGCCGAGACGGTGGCACAGAACACTTTCGTGCGCGCCTTCGCCGCGGCCAGCGAGCCGACGGCCGAGATGATCGACCGCGCGCTGCTCGCCGAAGTCCGCGAGCTGATGCCGGTGGGCGAGCTGACGCTCGCGTGCGCGCCGGCCACCGCGGTCGTCAACGTGCGCCGCAACGTGAAGCGCGTCCACCTGGAGTGCGCCGTGGTCGAGCTGCCGGCGACCGAGCGCCTGCTCTTCCTGCTGCACGACGTGGAAGGGTACGACCAGACCAAGATCTCCCGGCTGCTGGGTGTGAGCGCCGATGAAGTGCTGCAGGGCCTTCACCAGGCGCGGCTCCGCATGCGGGAGCTGATCGCAGAACAGAACTAG